The Sphingobium sp. BYY-5 genome contains a region encoding:
- a CDS encoding TonB-dependent receptor has product MLRRTDLHLVTALAIASAAPAQAADRQAISIAPGRLGEATIALGRQTGVSIGMSDQSLAGIATAGMEGRLSVEAALKRLLKGTGATARRIDATTWRIVRAHHASASSAASAAPIQVAPAPEQPPVEIIVTASKRDIPLPRYAGMVEALDDRTFTSGEAASGSATLLARVASLSSTYAGNGRNKLFIRAIADSGVAGPTQATTGQYFGDMRLNYAAPDPDLKLYDVSRVEVLEGPQGTLYGAGSLGGIIRIMPNAPNLGEYGGQISAGLSAIQHGDPGGDLSATLNLPIVAEKVALRLVGYGVQEGGYIDDANRDKDDVNRVRTYGGRAALRIAPDENWVIDLSGVYQHIDGDDAQYATRSVGRLERASAVAQPYDSDYLLGNVRIERQWDNLRFVSSTGYVRHELNESYDATQPGSAPALFRQNNLVNIFSTENRLVRDLDNGLGWILGASYLQSTSRLHRSLTSFGTMPAQPEVIPGVPVYGMGMAAAATGVRNSVREATLFGEASFEPVKGLIATVGGRLTNSRLSGEALDPVAALSFADLARAEAQADRNETVFLPSASILTDSIPGVTLYAKFQQGFRPGGLAVDDQRVRRFQNDRISTFEIGFRKGAPGRDPIAISANVAYTDWRDIQADVTDRIGLPTTANIGDGRIYTVEGRIVVRPIPAMTLDGSFIYNDSRLSQPAQFLRTLSYDGRSLSLPNVANLGGRIAFDYRAPLGDDLDFHLNGAARYVGKSRLGVGPILGRTQGNYVDTSLTASLTHGVVQYSLSLTNLLDSDGNRFSLGTPFDLRTDYYTPMRPRTLRIGVDFAF; this is encoded by the coding sequence ATGCTCCGCAGAACTGACCTTCATCTCGTCACCGCCCTCGCCATAGCGAGCGCAGCGCCCGCGCAAGCGGCGGACAGACAGGCCATCAGCATCGCCCCCGGCAGGTTGGGTGAGGCGACCATTGCGCTCGGCCGTCAGACAGGGGTCAGCATCGGCATGTCCGACCAGTCGCTGGCCGGCATCGCCACGGCAGGCATGGAGGGCAGATTGAGCGTCGAGGCCGCGCTCAAGCGCCTGCTAAAGGGCACCGGCGCGACGGCCCGGCGGATCGACGCCACCACCTGGCGCATCGTGCGCGCCCATCATGCGTCTGCGTCGTCAGCCGCGTCCGCTGCGCCGATCCAGGTCGCGCCGGCGCCCGAACAACCGCCCGTCGAGATCATCGTCACCGCGTCCAAGCGCGACATCCCCTTGCCCCGCTATGCCGGCATGGTCGAGGCGCTGGACGATCGCACCTTTACCAGCGGCGAAGCGGCGAGCGGCTCCGCCACCCTGTTGGCGCGGGTCGCCAGCCTCAGCTCCACCTATGCCGGCAATGGCCGCAACAAGCTGTTCATCCGCGCCATCGCGGATTCCGGCGTCGCCGGGCCGACCCAGGCGACAACGGGCCAATATTTCGGCGACATGCGGCTCAACTATGCCGCGCCCGATCCCGACTTGAAACTCTACGACGTCAGCCGGGTCGAGGTGCTGGAAGGGCCGCAAGGCACGCTCTATGGCGCGGGATCGCTGGGCGGGATCATCCGCATCATGCCCAACGCCCCCAATCTGGGCGAATATGGCGGGCAGATATCAGCGGGCCTTTCCGCCATTCAGCATGGCGACCCCGGCGGCGACCTTTCCGCCACGCTCAACCTGCCCATCGTCGCGGAGAAGGTGGCGTTGCGCCTGGTCGGCTATGGCGTGCAGGAAGGCGGCTATATCGACGACGCCAACCGTGACAAGGACGACGTCAACCGCGTGCGTACCTATGGCGGGCGAGCGGCGTTGCGCATTGCGCCCGACGAGAATTGGGTCATCGACCTGAGCGGCGTCTACCAGCATATCGATGGCGATGACGCCCAATATGCGACACGCTCGGTCGGTCGCCTCGAACGCGCCTCCGCCGTCGCCCAACCTTATGATTCCGACTATCTGCTGGGCAATGTCCGCATCGAGCGGCAGTGGGACAATCTGCGCTTCGTATCCTCGACCGGTTATGTCCGGCACGAATTGAACGAAAGCTATGATGCGACCCAGCCAGGCAGCGCGCCCGCTCTTTTCCGTCAGAATAATCTGGTCAATATTTTTTCCACCGAAAACCGGCTGGTACGCGACCTGGACAATGGCCTGGGCTGGATATTGGGCGCTTCCTATCTCCAGAGCACGTCCCGCCTCCATCGGTCGCTGACGTCATTCGGAACCATGCCCGCGCAGCCGGAAGTCATTCCGGGCGTACCGGTCTATGGCATGGGCATGGCCGCTGCCGCGACTGGCGTGCGCAACAGCGTCAGGGAAGCGACCCTGTTCGGCGAAGCATCCTTCGAACCGGTCAAGGGCCTGATCGCCACGGTTGGCGGGCGGCTGACCAACAGCCGTCTGTCGGGTGAAGCGCTCGATCCCGTCGCGGCGCTCTCCTTCGCCGACCTGGCGCGAGCCGAAGCACAGGCGGATCGCAATGAAACGGTCTTCCTGCCGTCCGCTTCCATCCTCACCGATTCTATTCCCGGCGTCACCCTCTACGCCAAGTTCCAGCAGGGCTTCCGCCCCGGCGGCCTGGCGGTCGACGATCAGCGTGTCCGCCGGTTCCAGAACGACCGCATCTCCACATTCGAGATCGGCTTCCGCAAGGGCGCGCCGGGGCGCGATCCGATCGCGATCAGCGCCAATGTCGCCTATACCGACTGGCGCGACATCCAGGCCGATGTCACCGACCGGATCGGCCTGCCCACCACCGCCAATATCGGCGACGGGCGCATCTACACGGTCGAAGGGCGGATCGTCGTGCGCCCGATCCCCGCGATGACCCTGGACGGCAGCTTCATCTATAATGACAGCCGCCTCAGCCAGCCGGCCCAGTTCCTGCGCACCTTGTCCTATGACGGGCGGTCGCTGTCACTGCCCAATGTCGCCAATCTTGGCGGGCGGATCGCCTTCGACTATCGGGCACCGCTGGGCGACGATCTGGATTTCCATCTGAACGGTGCGGCCCGATATGTGGGCAAGTCGCGGCTGGGCGTCGGGCCGATCCTGGGGCGGACCCAGGGCAACTATGTCGACACCAGCCTGACCGCCAGCCTGACCCATGGCGTTGTGCAATATTCGCTGTCGCTCACCAATCTGCTCGACAGTGACGGCAACCGTTTTTCGCTCGGCACCCCCTTCGACCTGCGCACCGATTATTACACACCAATGCGCCCCCGCACCCTGCGGATCGGGGTCGACTTCGCTTTCTGA